Genomic window (Bacillus vallismortis):
AAAGTGCTGATCGCCGATTTTACAGACAGCGGAGAGCGGGGAAAAAAGATTGGGAATTACCATTTTTGGACAGCTGTCTTTTCAGCAGCCGCCATTATGCTCGGCGGCTTTCTCGCCGATTTTTTTACGGTGCAAATGATTTTTTATGCAAGCTCTATTCTGTATTTTTTAAGCGGATTGATGATGATGAAAACAGGCTGACCGCGTCAGCCTGTTTTTTTATTCAGTTAAAAAAGCGGCAGATCAACGTTTTCTGGTGCAACAACGTTACTTTTTTTGAGCGGATTTTTCATTGAACAGAAAATGTACAAATGAATAAAAATATTAAATATACGATTGAATTAATTTTTATTCATGTTATAATGTTAAATAATTTCACAAAGACCAAGAAGGTGAACTTGTTTTGAAAATAGGAATTGTAGGCGCTACAGGCTATGGAGGCACCGAACTTGTCCGGATTCTCTCGCATCATCCTCATGCAGAGGAATGTATACTTTATTCATCCAGCGGTGAAGGGAATGTCTATAGCGAGGTTTATCCTCATCTTACCGGCTTAGCCGAACAGAAGCTGAAGCCGATTGAAATGAATACGATCAAACACGAAATAGATATCATGTTTCTTGCTGCACCGCCCGGGGTATCGAGTGAATTGACTCCGCAGCTGGCAGATGCGGGAATTCCGGTGATTGATCTGTCAGGTGATCTGAGGATACAAGAGCCCGCTGAATATGAAAGATGGTATAAACGGAAATCGGCACCGATGGAAGTGATTCATGAGGCGGTTTACGGCCTGGCAGAACTGAATCAAAAGCAAATCCAACAGGCGAAACTCATTGCCAATCCGGGCTGTTTTCCAACTGCTGTTTTGCTTGGCCTCGCGCCATTGGCTCAACAGAAACTGCTCAATGAATCCTTCGTTATCGTTGACGCGAAGACCGGTGTTTCCGGAGCGGGAAGAAAAGCATCCATGGGAACTCATTTTTCTGAGCTGAACGACAATTTTAAAATTTATAAAGTCAATGAACATCAGCACACGCCGGAAATTGAACAGGCGCTGCAAGAATGGCAGCCAGGGCTGGGGCCTATTACATTTTCGTCTCACTTGGTTCCGATGACAAGGGGCATCATGGCAACGATGTATACGCAATTAACCTCTGGCCTATCAGCAGATGACCTGCATCATTTATATTCGGAATTTTACCAAGATTCATATTTTGTGAGAATAAGGCCAAAAGGGCAGTATCCGCAAACGAAGGAAGTGTGCGGCAGTAATTTCTGTGATATCGCCGTTACCCTGGACGAGAGAACGAACAGAGTCACGATCGTCTCGGTAATCGATAATTTAATGAAGGGTGCCGCCGGTCAGGCTGTGCAAAACTTTAATTTGATGAATGGCTGGAATGAAGAAACCGGGCTCACCATGACGCCAATTTATCCATAGAACGGGAGAGAATCGAACCATGATTCAGTTAAGTGAAGAGCAAATTATAAAAGTAACAGGTGATGTATCCTCGCCAAAAGGATTTCAGGCAAAGGGCGTGCATTGCGGGCTGCGCTACTCGAAAAAAGACCTTGGCGCCATTATCAGCGAGACACCGGCCGTAAGTGCGGCGGTTTATACCCAAAGCCACTTTCAGGCCGCTCCGATCAAAGTCACACAAGACAGCTTAAAGCATGGGTCAGCATTGAAAGCTGTCATCGTTAACAGCGCCATTGCCAATGCCTGCACGGGAGAACAGGGCATAGAGGACGCATACACAATGCGGGAGAGTCTTGCCGCACAGCTGGGTATGGAGCCGGAGTTTGTCGCCGTTTCATCAACGGGCGTCATCGGCGAGTATTTAGACATGGAAAAAATTCAGGCAGGCATCAAACTGCTGACACAAACACCCGCGGGATCGGGAGATTTTGAGGAAGCGATCTTAACAACCGATACGGTGATCAAGCAGACGTGCTATGAGCTGACAATCGGCGGCAAAACAGTCACGATCGGCGGAGCGGCTAAAGGCTCGGGAATGATTCATCCGAACATGGCCACGATGCTGGGATTTGTGACGACAGACGCGGCAATTGAAGAAAAAGCGCTGCAAAAGGCGCTTCGCGACATCACTGATGCTTCATTTAACCAAATCACAGTTGATGGTGAAACATCCACGAACGACATGGTATTGGTCATGGCAAACGGCTGCGCCGAAAATGAGTGCCTGACGGAAGATCACCCAGACTGGCCGGTCTTTAAAAAAGCGCTCTTGCTAACTTGCGAGGATTTGGCTAAAGAGATTGCGAGAGACGGAGAAGGCGCGACAAAACTAATCGAAGCCCAAGTGCGGGGGGCGAAAAATAATCTTGACGCGAACGTGATTGCGAAAAAAATAGTCGGTTCAAATCTCGTGAAAACGGCAGTCTACGGAACAGATGCCAACTGGGGGCGCATCATCGGTGCCATCGGGCACAGCACAGCTCAGGTGACGGCGGAAGAAGTAGAGGTTTATCTCGGGGGCCAATGCCTGTTTAAGCATAATGAACCTCAGGCATTCTCTGAATCTCTCGCCAAGGAATATCTTGAAGGAGATGAAATCACCATTATCATCAAGATGGATGAAGGTGACGGGAACGGAAGAGCGTGGGGCTGTGACCTGACCTATGACTATATCAAAATTAACGCGAGCTATCGCACATAATAAAGGGGAGCATGATGAAGAAAACAATCGTTTTTAAATGCGGGGGAAGTGTCATCCGTGAGCTGTCGGAGGAATTTTTTCATAACCTGAAAGAACTGATGGCGTCAGGATGGAAACCGGCGATCGTTCATGGCGGCGGCCCGGAAATCACAAATATGCTGAAACGGTTAAATATCAAAACAGAGTTTTCAGGAGGACAGCGCAAAACAACGAAGCCGGTGCTGGAAGTGGCTGAGATGGTTTTATCCGGCTCGGTGAATAAATTTTTCGTTGCCGAGCTTGCCAAACACGGACTGCGTGCCGCAGGCATCTCCGGTAAGGACGGCGGTCTTCTGGAGGCGGATTATCTCGATCCGGAAACATACGGGGAAGTCGGAGAAATCAAAAAGGTCGATACATCCATGGTGAACGCGCTGATGGAAAAGGGCATCATTCCTGTTATCGCGCCGCTGTCTATGACGAGTGACTGCAAGACGCTGAATGTGAATGCCGATCTGGCTGCTTCAGCAGTCGCCGGAGCGCTTGAAGCCGATAAGCTGATGTTCGTCACAGATGTCGATGGAATCTTGAAAGAAAAGCAGCGTCTCGACGTCCTGACCCCTGAGGAGATTCAAATGCTGATCAAACAGGAAGTGATCACAGGGGGGATGATTCCGAAGGTCAATTCAGCCTTGTCGGCTTTATCAGATCAGGTGTCTGAAGTCATGATCGTAAACGGAAAAAGATCATTCTTCACAGAACAAACCTTTCAAGGAACAAAAATTGTCAAAGCAAAGGAGGCTGTTTCATGAGCAGCTTGTTTCAAACCTACGGACGCTGGGATATTGACATCAAAAAAGCAAAGGGAACGTACGTTGAGGATCAAAACGGCAAAACCTACCTCGATTTCATTCAGGGGATTGCGGTGTCTAATCTAGGCCACTGCCATGAAGCGGTGACGGCAGCAGTCAAAAAACAGCTCGACAGCGTATGGCACGTATCCAACCTGTTTCAAAACAGTCTCCAGGAGCAAGCTGCACAAAAGTTGGCGGCGCACAGTGCGGGAGATCTCGTTTTTTTCTGCAACAGCGGCGCGGAAGCGAATGAAGGCGCGATAAAGCTCGCCCGAAAAGCAACTGGAAAAACAAAAATCATCACTTTTCTTCAGTCGTTCCATGGCCGCACGTACGCAGGGATGGCCGCGACCGGACAGGATAAAATCAAAACAGGCTTCGGCCCGATGCTGGAAGGCTTTTACTACCTTCCGTACAACGATCCGTCCGCTTTTGAGGCTCTTGGCGAGGAAGACGGCATTGCCGCTGTGATGCTTGAGACAGTGCAGGGAGAAGGCGGAGTCAATCCGGCAAGCGCTGAATTTTTAACAGCCGTACAGTCGTTTTGCAAGGAAAAGGAAGCTCTTTTAATCGTTGATGAAATCCAGACCGGCATCGGCCGCACAGGAAAGGGCTTCGCCTACGAGCACTTTGGGCTCTCACCTGATATCATCACAGTCGCAAAAGGATTGGGAAACGGCTTTCCAGTCGGTGCTGTCATCGGCAAAAAACAGCTGGGAGAAGCGTTTACCCCAGGTTCTCACGGAACGACTTTCGGAGGAAATATGCTGGCGATGGCTGCTGTGAATGCCACACTGCAAACTATATTCCAGGCTGACTTTCTGCAAAAGGCTGCTGACAAAGGGGCATTTTTAAAAAAACAGCTCGAGGCTGAGCTAAAGAATCCTTTTGTCAAACAAATCCGCGGTAAAGGATTAATGCTTGGAATTGAATGTGATGGACCGGTTGCCGACATCATTACTGAATTGCAGACATTAGGCTTGCTTGTATTGCCGGCCGGCCCGAACGTCATTCGGCTGCTGCCGCCGCTCACCGTGACAAAGGATGAAATAGCAGAAGCCGTCAGCAAGCTGAAACAGGCGATCGCTCATTATTCCGCTGTAAACCAGTAATTTTTTTTTTCGACATCAAGGTATAAAAATTCATTTTTATAATTAATTATTCATCAAGAGGTGGGCTGTTAGATGGAAGGTTATTTAGTGTTAGAAGATGGAACAGCGTTCAGCGGCGAGCTGGACGGTCATGGAAGCTGCACGGGAGAAGCTGTTTTTTTTACAGGAATGACAGGCTACCAGGAAGTGCTTACAGATCCATCATATAAAGGACAGATTATCGTATTTACCTACCCGCTGATTGGCAACTACGGCATTAATGAAAAGGATTTTGAAAGCAAGAAACCGCAAGTGAAAGCCGCGGTTGTCTACGAGGCATGTGATCATTTTTCTCATCATGAAGCCGTATACAGCCTCAAGGAGTATCTACAAAAATGGAACATTCCGCTGTTGACCCATGTTGATACAAGGGCTGTCGTGAAAAAAATCCGCGCAAACGGAACGATGGGTGCGACTGTTACAGGCTCTATAGAAGCCGCTGAGATCGCCCTTCAGCCAGAAAACGTGGCAGAGCAGGCATCCGCGCAGGAAATCAGCACATTCGGCGACGGCCATAAACATATCGCCCTCATTGATTTCGGCTATAAAAAGTCCATCGCGTCATCACTCGTGAAACGGGGCTGCAAGGTCACCGTTGTGCCGTATCAGCAAATGGAAGCTGTATACGATATAAAGCCGGACGGCATTGTGTTATCGAACGGACCCGGAGACCCGAAAGCCATTCAGCCTTATTTAGGAAAAATCAAAAGCATCGTCAGCCGTTATCCGACGCTCGGCATCTGTCTCGGACATCAGCTGATCGCGCTCGCGTTCGGAGGGAATACATTTAAGCTGCCGTTCGGACACAGGGGCGCAAATCATCCGGTCATCGACCGTGAAACGAAACGTGTCTTCATGACTAGCCAAAACCACAGCTATGTGGTTGATGAACAGTCTATTAATGAAGCAGAGCTCACGATCAGGTTTCATCACGTTAATGATACGTCAGTTGAAGGGCTCTCCCATAAAAAATGGCCTGTCATGAGTGTGCAATTCCACCCGGAAGCCCATCCCGGACCGGCGGAAAGCGAATGGATTTTTGATGATTATCTAAAGAATGTGATACCAGCAAGGAGAGAAATCGCGCATGCCTAAAAACACCAGTATTTCAAGCATATTAGTAATCGGCTCTGGCCCGATCATCATTGGGCAGGCAGCGGAATTTGATTATTCAGGCACTCAAGGGTGCATCGCGCTGAAGGAGGAAGGCTATCGGGTGATCCTCGTCAACAATAATCCGGCGACCATTATGACCGATGATGCCTTCGCTGATGACATTTATTTTGAGCCGCTGACAGCAGAAAGCCTGACAAATATCATTAAGAAAGAACAGCCTGATGGGCTTCTTGCCAATTTAGGCGGGCAGACCGCGTTGAATTTAGCGGTGGAGCTTGAAGAAACGGGTGTTTTAAAAGAGCACGGCGTCAAACTGCTCGGCACATCCGTTGAAACCATACAAAAAGGTGAAGACCGGGAAAAATTCCGTTCGTTAATGAATGAATTGAACCAGCCCGTGCCGGATAGTGAAATTGTAGATAACGAGGCGGACGCCCTCCGTTTTGCGGAATCCATCGGTTTTCCTGTCATTATCAGACCTGCTTACACATTAGGCGGAAAGGGCGGAGGCATCGCCCCTAATAAAGAAGCCTTTACAGCCATGATTAAACAGGCGCTGTTAGCAAGCCCGATCAATCAATGCCTTGTGGAAAAAAGCATAGCCGGATTTAAAGAAATCGAATATGAAGTCATGCGTGACCGCAATAACACATGCATTACCGTGTGTAATATGGAAAACATCGATCCGGTCGGTGTGCATACAGGGGACTCCATCGTTGTGGCGCCGTCACAAACATTGACGGATGAAGACTATCAAATGCTGCGGACGGCAAGTCTGACGATCATCTCAGCGCTTGATGTCGTAGGCGGCTGCAACATTCAATTCGCGCTTGATCCATTCAGCAAGCAATATTACGTCATTGAAGTCAATCCGCGGGTAAGCCGGTCATCGGCTCTCGCGTCTAAAGCAACCGGTTATCCGATTGCCAAGATGGCTGCGAAACTGGCGGTCGGATATACCCTTGATGAGCTGAAAAACCCGCTCACAGGGTCAACTTACGCAAGCTTTGAACCGGCGCTTGACTATGTGATCGTCAAATTTCCGCGCTGGCCGTTTGATAAATTCAAAAACGCAGACCGCAAGCTTGGCACAAAAATGAAAGCCACCGGTGAAGTGATGGCGATTGAACGGAATTTAGAAGCGGCGATACAAAAGGCAGCAGCTTCCCTT
Coding sequences:
- the argC gene encoding N-acetyl-gamma-glutamyl-phosphate reductase, with translation MKIGIVGATGYGGTELVRILSHHPHAEECILYSSSGEGNVYSEVYPHLTGLAEQKLKPIEMNTIKHEIDIMFLAAPPGVSSELTPQLADAGIPVIDLSGDLRIQEPAEYERWYKRKSAPMEVIHEAVYGLAELNQKQIQQAKLIANPGCFPTAVLLGLAPLAQQKLLNESFVIVDAKTGVSGAGRKASMGTHFSELNDNFKIYKVNEHQHTPEIEQALQEWQPGLGPITFSSHLVPMTRGIMATMYTQLTSGLSADDLHHLYSEFYQDSYFVRIRPKGQYPQTKEVCGSNFCDIAVTLDERTNRVTIVSVIDNLMKGAAGQAVQNFNLMNGWNEETGLTMTPIYP
- the argJ gene encoding bifunctional ornithine acetyltransferase/N-acetylglutamate synthase; the protein is MIQLSEEQIIKVTGDVSSPKGFQAKGVHCGLRYSKKDLGAIISETPAVSAAVYTQSHFQAAPIKVTQDSLKHGSALKAVIVNSAIANACTGEQGIEDAYTMRESLAAQLGMEPEFVAVSSTGVIGEYLDMEKIQAGIKLLTQTPAGSGDFEEAILTTDTVIKQTCYELTIGGKTVTIGGAAKGSGMIHPNMATMLGFVTTDAAIEEKALQKALRDITDASFNQITVDGETSTNDMVLVMANGCAENECLTEDHPDWPVFKKALLLTCEDLAKEIARDGEGATKLIEAQVRGAKNNLDANVIAKKIVGSNLVKTAVYGTDANWGRIIGAIGHSTAQVTAEEVEVYLGGQCLFKHNEPQAFSESLAKEYLEGDEITIIIKMDEGDGNGRAWGCDLTYDYIKINASYRT
- the argB gene encoding acetylglutamate kinase; this translates as MKKTIVFKCGGSVIRELSEEFFHNLKELMASGWKPAIVHGGGPEITNMLKRLNIKTEFSGGQRKTTKPVLEVAEMVLSGSVNKFFVAELAKHGLRAAGISGKDGGLLEADYLDPETYGEVGEIKKVDTSMVNALMEKGIIPVIAPLSMTSDCKTLNVNADLAASAVAGALEADKLMFVTDVDGILKEKQRLDVLTPEEIQMLIKQEVITGGMIPKVNSALSALSDQVSEVMIVNGKRSFFTEQTFQGTKIVKAKEAVS
- a CDS encoding acetylornithine transaminase, with protein sequence MSSLFQTYGRWDIDIKKAKGTYVEDQNGKTYLDFIQGIAVSNLGHCHEAVTAAVKKQLDSVWHVSNLFQNSLQEQAAQKLAAHSAGDLVFFCNSGAEANEGAIKLARKATGKTKIITFLQSFHGRTYAGMAATGQDKIKTGFGPMLEGFYYLPYNDPSAFEALGEEDGIAAVMLETVQGEGGVNPASAEFLTAVQSFCKEKEALLIVDEIQTGIGRTGKGFAYEHFGLSPDIITVAKGLGNGFPVGAVIGKKQLGEAFTPGSHGTTFGGNMLAMAAVNATLQTIFQADFLQKAADKGAFLKKQLEAELKNPFVKQIRGKGLMLGIECDGPVADIITELQTLGLLVLPAGPNVIRLLPPLTVTKDEIAEAVSKLKQAIAHYSAVNQ
- a CDS encoding carbamoyl phosphate synthase small subunit; this translates as MEGYLVLEDGTAFSGELDGHGSCTGEAVFFTGMTGYQEVLTDPSYKGQIIVFTYPLIGNYGINEKDFESKKPQVKAAVVYEACDHFSHHEAVYSLKEYLQKWNIPLLTHVDTRAVVKKIRANGTMGATVTGSIEAAEIALQPENVAEQASAQEISTFGDGHKHIALIDFGYKKSIASSLVKRGCKVTVVPYQQMEAVYDIKPDGIVLSNGPGDPKAIQPYLGKIKSIVSRYPTLGICLGHQLIALAFGGNTFKLPFGHRGANHPVIDRETKRVFMTSQNHSYVVDEQSINEAELTIRFHHVNDTSVEGLSHKKWPVMSVQFHPEAHPGPAESEWIFDDYLKNVIPARREIAHA